Proteins co-encoded in one Erwinia sp. genomic window:
- the dedD gene encoding Cell division protein DedD (ID:JIFNMEKO_01868;~source:Prodigal:2.6), with translation MASKFQNRMIGTVVLVAIAVIALPALLDGKKKHYEETFAAIPLVPQAGDQATESELIPPVTQPLTTQQTDSAEDITGREPAELAANGSSASASATGSRDLPLVVATPSSPPRATRQPETPTTAVNTPAVQNNTARSSSQSTPPQSQENIPRGQAWVVQLGALKNAAKANEVVAKLRLSGFRAWSVPATPVEGKMTRIFVGPDASKAKLESQLAEMKKVSGLKDGFVKAWNVN, from the coding sequence ATGGCCAGTAAATTTCAGAATCGGATGATTGGGACAGTGGTGTTGGTGGCGATTGCTGTAATCGCGCTACCGGCGCTACTGGATGGTAAGAAAAAACACTATGAAGAGACTTTTGCTGCCATTCCTTTGGTCCCTCAGGCTGGTGATCAAGCCACGGAAAGCGAGCTTATTCCCCCGGTGACACAGCCGCTGACTACGCAGCAGACGGATTCCGCTGAGGACATCACCGGGAGAGAGCCTGCGGAGCTCGCCGCCAACGGTTCGTCAGCAAGCGCTTCTGCTACCGGCAGCCGTGACCTTCCTCTTGTGGTCGCGACACCTTCGTCACCTCCCAGGGCCACTCGCCAGCCAGAAACGCCAACGACTGCCGTGAATACCCCCGCCGTACAAAATAATACTGCACGCAGCAGTAGCCAGTCCACGCCCCCCCAAAGTCAGGAAAATATCCCCCGAGGACAAGCCTGGGTTGTACAACTGGGGGCGCTGAAAAATGCCGCTAAAGCTAATGAAGTTGTGGCGAAACTGCGGTTGTCGGGTTTTCGGGCCTGGTCAGTACCGGCTACACCAGTAGAAGGCAAAATGACGCGTATCTTTGTCGGTCCGGATGCATCGAAAGCTAAACTGGAGAGCCAGTTAGCTGAAATGAAGAAAGTGTCGGGCCTAAAAGACGGGTTTGTCAAAGCCTGGAACGTTAACTGA
- a CDS encoding hypothetical protein (ID:JIFNMEKO_01870;~source:Prodigal:2.6) codes for MIHGKGITPFHRYRNAVNGKHEENTSSHVASGHVASLH; via the coding sequence ATGATTCACGGAAAGGGGATTACCCCTTTCCATCGTTACCGTAATGCAGTGAACGGGAAACATGAAGAAAACACCTCAAGCCACGTCGCCTCTGGCCACGTGGCTTCATTACATTGA
- the accD gene encoding Acetyl-coenzyme A carboxylase carboxyl transferase subunit beta (ID:JIFNMEKO_01871;~source:Prodigal:2.6): MSWIERILNKSTITPSHKSSIPEGVWTKCDSCGQVLYRAELERNFEVCPKCDHHMRMHGRDRLTQLLDEGSLLELGGELEPKDVLKFRDSKKYKDRLAAAQKETGEKDALIVMKGTLHGIPVVAAAFEFSFMGGSMGSVVGARFVRAVEQALEDNCPMICFSASGGARMQEALMSLMQMAKTSAALAKMQERGLPYISVLTDPTMGGVSASFAMLGDLNIAEPKALIGFAGPRVIEQTVREKLPAGFQRSEFLIEKGAIDMIVRRPVMCYKLATLLAKMMNLPEPQIQSVAPADEDAIEESQG, translated from the coding sequence ATGAGCTGGATTGAACGTATTCTTAACAAAAGTACAATCACCCCATCGCACAAGTCGAGTATCCCTGAGGGCGTTTGGACGAAATGTGATAGTTGCGGGCAGGTACTTTATCGTGCTGAACTGGAACGTAATTTTGAAGTTTGTCCAAAATGCGATCATCATATGCGTATGCATGGTCGTGATCGTCTGACACAATTACTGGATGAGGGTTCACTGCTTGAACTGGGTGGTGAGCTGGAACCAAAAGATGTTCTGAAATTCCGTGATTCAAAAAAATACAAGGACCGTCTGGCTGCAGCGCAGAAAGAGACAGGTGAAAAAGATGCCCTGATCGTGATGAAAGGCACCTTGCATGGTATTCCTGTCGTGGCTGCAGCTTTTGAGTTCTCTTTTATGGGAGGCTCAATGGGGTCAGTGGTCGGTGCACGTTTTGTCCGCGCCGTCGAACAAGCTCTTGAAGACAACTGTCCGATGATTTGCTTTTCTGCTTCTGGTGGAGCGCGTATGCAAGAGGCCCTGATGTCTCTGATGCAAATGGCAAAAACCAGCGCTGCGTTAGCAAAAATGCAGGAGCGCGGTTTGCCCTATATTTCTGTTCTGACCGATCCTACCATGGGCGGTGTTTCTGCCAGCTTTGCCATGCTTGGCGATCTCAACATTGCTGAGCCTAAAGCGCTGATTGGTTTTGCCGGGCCGCGGGTCATTGAACAAACTGTGCGCGAAAAACTGCCCGCTGGTTTTCAGCGCAGTGAGTTTCTGATTGAAAAAGGGGCGATCGATATGATCGTTCGTCGTCCGGTAATGTGCTATAAACTGGCAACGTTACTGGCAAAAATGATGAATTTGCCAGAACCACAGATTCAGAGTGTAGCGCCTGCCGATGAGGACGCTATCGAAGAGAGCCAGGGCTGA
- the truA gene encoding tRNA pseudouridine synthase A (ID:JIFNMEKO_01873;~source:Prodigal:2.6) gives MSDSLLPAVQRIALGIEYDGSRYYGWQRQREVRSVQEKLEKALSAVANHPVSVFCAGRTDAAVHATGQVVHFDTPAVRQDAAWTLGINANLPDDIAVRWVRSVTEEFHARFSATARRYRYIIYNRRLRPAILQGGVTHYYHPLDAGKMDQAGQYLLGEHDFSAFRAVQCQSRTPWRNVHYLNVKRLGDYVVVDIKANAFVHHMVRNIVGSLLEIGTGNQSVSWMQTLLQGKDRTLAAATAKPNGLYLVAVDYPAHFELPKSTPGPLFLADEFS, from the coding sequence ATGTCAGACTCCTTATTACCAGCAGTGCAGCGCATTGCCCTGGGTATAGAGTATGATGGCAGCCGGTACTATGGCTGGCAAAGGCAGCGCGAAGTACGCAGTGTGCAGGAGAAGCTGGAAAAAGCACTTTCGGCAGTTGCCAATCATCCGGTTAGTGTATTCTGCGCCGGACGTACTGATGCAGCAGTGCATGCGACAGGTCAGGTTGTGCATTTCGATACCCCGGCAGTGCGTCAGGATGCAGCCTGGACTCTGGGGATTAATGCCAACCTGCCCGATGACATTGCAGTGCGTTGGGTCAGGTCTGTGACAGAAGAATTTCATGCCCGTTTCAGTGCGACAGCAAGGCGTTATCGCTACATCATTTATAACCGACGTCTGCGGCCAGCAATTCTGCAGGGAGGGGTGACGCATTACTATCATCCACTGGATGCCGGGAAGATGGATCAGGCCGGGCAGTACCTGCTGGGTGAACATGACTTCAGTGCGTTTCGTGCCGTGCAGTGCCAGTCAAGAACGCCCTGGCGAAACGTTCACTATCTCAACGTTAAACGTCTTGGCGACTACGTCGTTGTGGACATTAAAGCTAATGCTTTCGTGCATCATATGGTACGAAATATAGTAGGTAGTCTGCTGGAGATAGGCACCGGAAACCAGTCAGTAAGCTGGATGCAAACCTTATTGCAGGGAAAGGACCGGACGCTCGCCGCCGCCACGGCAAAACCCAACGGCCTCTATTTAGTGGCCGTTGACTATCCCGCACATTTTGAACTGCCGAAGAGTACCCCAGGTCCTCTTTTTCTGGCTGATGAATTCTCTTAA
- a CDS encoding hypothetical protein (ID:JIFNMEKO_01867;~source:Prodigal:2.6), whose amino-acid sequence MPFKLSKNQSVNLCFPVRLEASGKEQPAVLKRSPASVQADKQNVTQTFSFSVRIRSEADIGALSFRKVYGLD is encoded by the coding sequence ATGCCGTTTAAATTATCGAAAAATCAAAGTGTTAATTTATGCTTTCCTGTAAGGCTGGAGGCAAGTGGCAAAGAACAGCCTGCGGTTCTAAAACGCAGCCCCGCTTCAGTCCAAGCGGACAAGCAAAACGTTACGCAAACGTTTTCTTTTTCTGTTAGAATTCGCTCCGAAGCGGATATCGGGGCGTTATCATTTAGGAAGGTCTATGGTCTGGATTGA
- the folC gene encoding Dihydrofolate synthase/folylpolyglutamate synthase (ID:JIFNMEKO_01869;~source:Prodigal:2.6), with the protein MKKTPQATSPLATWLHYIETVHVQEMELGLTRIRQVAEKLALLKPAPVIFTVAGTNGKGTTCRTLEVMLLAAGYRVGVFSSPHLIHYTERVRIEGKELSESDHVAAFVEIEAARGETALTYFEFNALSALWLFKRAGLDAVILEVGLGGRLDATNIVDSDVAIITSIGLDHTEWLGHDRESIGREKAGIFRADKPAIVGDADMPVTVAEVAHSCGAQLSLCQKQWSYLPQGSHWSFTDRHGTCEKLPLPLIPLANAATAFAALRASPLCVSEDIFRSQLGAVTLPGRFQVIDGAPRVILDVAHNPHAAHWLASQLRKTPTSGKVRAVLSMLHDKDIVGTLAALMPEVDQWYCATLGGPRGATAEALVQCLPDAQAFASVSDAWQTARADAGQQDTILVCGSFHTVAQVMVILKEEYTDGQ; encoded by the coding sequence ATGAAGAAAACACCTCAAGCCACGTCGCCTCTGGCCACGTGGCTTCATTACATTGAAACTGTCCATGTCCAGGAGATGGAACTGGGGTTAACACGTATTCGTCAGGTGGCAGAAAAGCTCGCGCTGCTAAAACCGGCCCCAGTGATTTTTACTGTCGCAGGTACCAACGGTAAAGGCACTACCTGTCGAACACTGGAAGTGATGTTACTGGCAGCCGGATATCGGGTCGGGGTATTCAGCTCCCCTCATCTTATTCACTATACCGAACGGGTAAGAATCGAAGGTAAAGAGTTGTCCGAATCGGATCACGTCGCTGCTTTTGTGGAGATTGAAGCGGCACGCGGCGAGACAGCGTTGACCTATTTTGAGTTTAATGCCTTGTCAGCGTTATGGTTGTTTAAGCGTGCTGGTCTTGATGCAGTGATCCTTGAGGTGGGACTGGGTGGTCGGCTTGATGCCACCAACATCGTTGACAGTGACGTTGCAATCATCACCAGTATTGGCCTGGATCACACCGAATGGCTGGGTCATGACCGTGAAAGTATCGGACGTGAAAAAGCCGGTATCTTCCGTGCTGACAAACCCGCTATTGTTGGTGATGCGGATATGCCGGTGACGGTGGCTGAAGTTGCTCACTCCTGTGGCGCGCAGCTATCTCTGTGCCAGAAGCAGTGGTCATATCTGCCGCAGGGCAGTCACTGGTCATTCACGGATCGCCATGGAACCTGTGAAAAACTACCACTCCCGTTAATACCGCTGGCGAATGCGGCAACCGCATTCGCGGCACTGCGTGCTTCCCCGCTCTGTGTGTCTGAGGACATTTTCAGATCACAGCTTGGCGCGGTGACTTTGCCTGGTCGTTTTCAGGTCATTGATGGAGCTCCGAGGGTGATTCTGGATGTCGCACATAATCCCCATGCGGCTCACTGGCTGGCATCGCAATTACGTAAAACGCCCACCTCCGGCAAAGTACGTGCGGTGTTGAGCATGTTACATGACAAAGATATCGTAGGTACCCTGGCGGCACTGATGCCGGAAGTTGATCAATGGTATTGTGCGACATTAGGGGGGCCGAGAGGGGCAACAGCCGAAGCCCTGGTCCAGTGCCTGCCCGATGCACAGGCTTTTGCATCGGTGTCTGATGCGTGGCAAACTGCGCGCGCCGATGCCGGGCAACAGGATACTATCCTGGTTTGTGGCTCCTTCCACACTGTGGCTCAGGTCATGGTTATACTGAAAGAGGAGTATACCGATGGCCAGTAA
- the cvpA gene encoding Colicin V production protein (ID:JIFNMEKO_01866;~source:Prodigal:2.6) yields MVWIDYAIIAIIGFSALVSLIRGFVREALSLVTWGCAFFVASHYYAFLAVWFTGFDEEVVRNGIAIAVLFIATLLVGAIVNYVIGTLVEKTGLSGTDRVLGICFGALRGVLIVAALLFFLDTFTGLSKSEVWQQSRLVPQFSYIISWFFSYLQSTSSFLPR; encoded by the coding sequence ATGGTCTGGATTGATTACGCCATCATTGCCATTATTGGTTTTTCGGCTCTGGTCAGTTTGATTCGCGGCTTTGTCAGAGAAGCGCTCTCTCTGGTAACCTGGGGATGTGCCTTTTTCGTTGCCAGTCACTATTATGCATTTCTTGCCGTGTGGTTTACTGGCTTTGATGAAGAAGTGGTTCGTAATGGCATCGCAATTGCTGTGTTATTTATCGCTACATTGCTGGTCGGTGCGATTGTCAATTATGTGATCGGTACTCTGGTAGAGAAAACCGGGCTATCGGGTACAGACAGAGTATTAGGTATCTGCTTTGGTGCTTTACGTGGTGTGCTGATTGTCGCTGCGCTGCTGTTTTTCCTCGATACCTTTACCGGGTTATCAAAAAGCGAGGTTTGGCAACAGTCGCGTCTGGTTCCCCAATTTAGTTATATTATCAGCTGGTTTTTTAGTTATCTGCAAAGCACGTCAAGTTTTTTACCCCGGTGA
- the purF gene encoding Amidophosphoribosyltransferase (ID:JIFNMEKO_01865;~source:Prodigal:2.6), whose product MCGIVGIAGFMPVNQSIYDALTVLQHRGQDAAGIVTIDALNCFRLRKANGLVSDVFEARHMQRLQGNMGIGHVRYPTAGSSSASEAQPFYVNSPYGITLAHNGNLTNSHELRQRLFEHGRRHVNTTSDSEILLNIFAQELDRFQHYPLNADNVFAAVAAVHQQVRGAYACVAMIIGHGMVAFRDPNGIRPLVMGKRSMLDGRCEYMVASESVALDTLGFEFLRDVAPGEAVCITEEGQLFTRQCAENPKFNPCLFEYVYFARPDSFLDKISVYSARVRMGTKLGEKIAREWEDLDIDVVIPIPETSCDIALEMARILDKPYRQGFVKNRYVGRTFIMPGQHQRRSAVRRKLNANRAEFRGKNVLLVDDSIVRGTTCFQIIEMAREAGAKKVYLASAAPEIRFPNVYGIDMPSATELIAHGREAEEIRQLIGADALIFQDLDDLIEAVREENPDIVQFECSVFNGIYVTKDVDQQYLEYLQSLRNDDAKAIARQNEVESLEMHNEG is encoded by the coding sequence ATGTGCGGTATTGTCGGGATCGCCGGTTTTATGCCGGTCAACCAATCCATTTATGACGCGTTGACGGTGCTACAGCATCGTGGACAGGATGCCGCGGGCATCGTGACGATTGATGCACTGAACTGTTTTCGTTTACGAAAAGCTAATGGACTTGTCAGTGACGTTTTTGAAGCGCGTCATATGCAGCGTCTGCAGGGTAATATGGGCATTGGTCATGTGCGTTATCCTACGGCGGGAAGCTCCAGTGCCTCTGAAGCTCAGCCTTTTTATGTAAACTCTCCTTACGGCATCACGCTGGCACATAATGGCAATTTGACCAATTCACATGAATTGCGTCAGCGTTTATTTGAACATGGCCGTCGCCATGTCAATACGACATCCGATTCCGAGATTCTGCTTAATATCTTCGCTCAGGAACTTGATCGTTTTCAGCACTATCCGTTGAATGCGGACAATGTTTTTGCAGCAGTGGCAGCGGTACACCAGCAAGTGCGTGGCGCTTATGCTTGTGTCGCGATGATTATCGGCCATGGTATGGTCGCTTTTCGTGATCCCAACGGGATTCGTCCATTAGTGATGGGTAAGCGTTCGATGCTGGACGGTCGCTGTGAATATATGGTAGCCTCAGAAAGCGTTGCTCTTGATACGCTTGGTTTTGAATTCCTGCGTGATGTGGCACCGGGCGAAGCCGTCTGCATCACTGAAGAAGGGCAGCTGTTTACCCGCCAGTGTGCTGAAAATCCGAAATTTAATCCCTGCCTGTTTGAGTATGTTTACTTTGCGCGGCCTGACTCATTTTTAGATAAAATCTCGGTTTACAGTGCCAGAGTGCGAATGGGCACCAAGCTGGGTGAAAAAATTGCGCGTGAATGGGAAGATCTGGATATTGACGTGGTGATTCCGATTCCGGAAACATCCTGTGATATCGCACTGGAAATGGCGCGAATCCTTGATAAGCCGTACCGGCAGGGGTTTGTAAAAAACCGTTATGTCGGACGTACTTTTATCATGCCTGGTCAGCATCAACGTCGCAGCGCGGTCAGACGCAAACTGAACGCTAACCGTGCCGAGTTCCGTGGAAAAAATGTATTGCTGGTGGATGACTCAATAGTACGAGGTACTACCTGCTTTCAGATCATTGAAATGGCACGTGAAGCAGGTGCAAAGAAAGTGTATCTGGCATCGGCTGCCCCGGAAATTCGTTTTCCTAATGTGTACGGAATTGATATGCCAAGTGCTACGGAGCTAATCGCTCACGGGCGTGAAGCGGAAGAGATCCGTCAGTTGATTGGAGCTGATGCACTTATTTTCCAGGATCTTGATGATTTGATTGAAGCGGTTCGCGAAGAAAATCCTGATATCGTACAGTTTGAATGTTCTGTCTTTAATGGCATCTACGTGACCAAAGATGTTGATCAACAATACCTTGAGTATTTGCAGTCATTACGTAATGATGACGCAAAAGCGATAGCGCGGCAGAATGAAGTTGAAAGCCTTGAGATGCATAACGAAGGTTGA
- the usg gene encoding USG-1 protein (ID:JIFNMEKO_01874;~source:Prodigal:2.6) → MSEGWNIALVGATGAVGSALLSLMSEREFPVGNLHLLASQRSAGESRRFDGKTLPVVDVAEFDWSQVQLAFFAAGKEAAAQYAEEAAQSGCLVIELSDLFALDPDVPLVVPDVNPQVLSEYRNRNIIAVANSSVAQLLYSVQPLIAQAGLARLQVVTLISASAHGKQAVDSLAGESARLLNGIPVEESYFGQQLAFNLLPLAADERGIVSYEQTLVEQVRKILQDAGLPVTATTLQAPVFYGSTQLVHIESLRPLSPEEAREAFADTPDILLAEEGTVPSPVAVISAEGQLTVGCIHLDYGITEMLQFCSVADNVRFAGALMAVKTAETLVREYLY, encoded by the coding sequence ATGTCAGAAGGCTGGAATATCGCCCTGGTCGGTGCAACGGGTGCAGTTGGTAGCGCTTTACTGTCATTAATGTCAGAACGAGAATTTCCGGTCGGCAACCTGCATCTACTTGCCAGTCAGCGAAGTGCTGGCGAGTCTCGTCGTTTTGATGGAAAAACACTGCCGGTTGTTGATGTGGCAGAGTTTGACTGGTCCCAGGTACAGTTAGCGTTTTTTGCTGCCGGGAAGGAAGCCGCCGCGCAATATGCTGAAGAGGCTGCGCAATCGGGATGTCTGGTCATTGAATTGAGTGATTTGTTTGCACTCGATCCGGACGTGCCGCTGGTGGTGCCAGATGTTAATCCACAGGTGTTAAGTGAATATCGCAATCGCAATATTATTGCGGTGGCGAACAGCAGTGTCGCTCAATTACTCTACTCAGTTCAGCCATTGATTGCGCAGGCCGGTCTTGCTCGTTTACAGGTGGTCACATTGATATCAGCCTCCGCACATGGCAAACAGGCGGTTGACTCTCTGGCCGGAGAAAGCGCCCGGTTACTGAATGGTATTCCTGTTGAAGAGAGTTATTTCGGTCAGCAGCTGGCCTTCAATTTGTTACCGTTAGCTGCCGACGAGCGAGGCATCGTCAGCTACGAGCAAACTCTGGTTGAGCAGGTGCGGAAAATCCTCCAGGATGCCGGGTTGCCTGTTACGGCGACCACGCTGCAAGCTCCGGTTTTCTATGGCAGTACCCAGCTGGTTCACATAGAAAGTTTACGTCCACTCTCGCCAGAGGAAGCGCGTGAAGCTTTTGCTGATACGCCCGATATCCTGCTGGCCGAAGAGGGGACAGTACCTTCTCCGGTGGCAGTGATTTCAGCAGAGGGGCAACTGACTGTGGGTTGCATACACCTTGATTATGGTATCACCGAAATGCTGCAATTCTGTTCGGTCGCTGATAACGTGCGTTTTGCAGGTGCACTGATGGCTGTCAAAACGGCAGAAACACTGGTACGGGAGTATCTTTACTGA
- the dedA gene encoding Protein DedA (ID:JIFNMEKO_01872;~source:Prodigal:2.6) translates to MEMISAVIDFILHIDVHLQAMVAQYGIWIYAILFLILFCETGLVVTPFLPGDSLLFVAGALAAIPDSALNVHVMVVLLCIAALVGDAVNYTIGRLFGEKLFRNPQSKIFRRSYLDKTHQFYQRHGGKTIILARFVPIVRTFAPFVAGMGKMNYRHFAFYNVSGGLLWVILFSYAGYFFGNLPAVQKNLHYLIVGIIFVSVLPGVIEIMRHRRAKNKREIKE, encoded by the coding sequence ATGGAAATGATAAGTGCGGTGATTGATTTCATCCTGCATATTGATGTACACCTGCAGGCGATGGTTGCGCAATATGGTATCTGGATCTACGCCATTCTGTTTCTTATCTTATTTTGCGAAACGGGTCTGGTTGTGACGCCTTTTTTACCAGGTGACTCTCTGCTGTTTGTTGCTGGTGCGCTGGCTGCAATCCCCGATAGTGCACTCAATGTGCATGTAATGGTAGTACTGCTGTGTATCGCCGCCCTCGTGGGTGATGCAGTGAACTATACCATTGGCCGTTTATTTGGTGAGAAGTTGTTTCGCAATCCGCAGTCGAAAATTTTTCGCCGCAGTTACTTGGATAAGACCCATCAGTTTTATCAGCGCCACGGGGGTAAGACCATAATTCTCGCCCGTTTTGTGCCGATTGTTCGCACTTTCGCGCCTTTTGTTGCTGGTATGGGTAAAATGAATTATCGTCATTTTGCGTTTTATAACGTTAGTGGTGGCTTGTTGTGGGTAATTCTTTTCTCTTATGCCGGTTACTTTTTTGGTAACTTACCTGCGGTGCAAAAAAACCTGCATTACCTGATTGTAGGAATTATTTTTGTGTCGGTGTTGCCTGGCGTGATTGAGATCATGCGTCATCGACGTGCAAAAAATAAGCGAGAAATAAAGGAATAA
- the ubiX gene encoding Flavin prenyltransferase UbiX (ID:JIFNMEKO_01864;~source:Prodigal:2.6): MKLKALRCITKVDTYFSARGLEAIPALFFVVNNLTRTLDKTLTMKRLIIGISGASGAIYGVRLLQVLQQVEDVETHLIISQAGRQTLALETDYSVRDVQALANVVHDERNIAASVSSGSFMTAGMVILPCSMKTLSGIVHSYSDGLLTRAADVILKERRPLVLCVRETPLHIGHLRMMTSAAELGAVVMPPVPAFYHHPQSVMDIVDQTVNRVIDQFGIELKQDLFTRWGK, encoded by the coding sequence ATGAAGTTGAAAGCCTTGAGATGCATAACGAAGGTTGACACTTATTTTTCTGCACGGGGGCTGGAAGCGATTCCGGCCCTTTTTTTCGTAGTAAACAACCTGACGAGAACCCTGGATAAGACTCTCACAATGAAACGACTGATAATAGGTATCTCCGGAGCCAGTGGCGCGATTTATGGTGTCCGGTTACTGCAGGTATTACAGCAGGTTGAAGATGTTGAAACCCATTTGATCATCAGCCAGGCTGGACGACAAACGTTAGCACTGGAAACGGACTACAGTGTGCGTGATGTCCAGGCCCTGGCGAATGTAGTTCATGATGAACGTAATATCGCTGCATCCGTATCGTCAGGTTCGTTTATGACCGCGGGGATGGTGATTTTGCCATGTTCGATGAAAACACTGTCAGGTATCGTCCACAGTTATAGTGATGGACTGCTGACACGTGCCGCCGATGTGATACTCAAAGAGCGTCGTCCTCTGGTGCTTTGTGTACGCGAGACACCCCTACATATCGGTCATCTGCGGATGATGACCAGTGCAGCCGAGTTGGGTGCCGTGGTGATGCCACCGGTACCCGCGTTTTATCATCATCCACAATCGGTCATGGATATCGTCGACCAGACAGTGAATCGTGTGATTGACCAATTTGGTATCGAGCTGAAACAGGATTTGTTCACACGATGGGGCAAATAA
- the pdxB gene encoding Erythronate-4-phosphate dehydrogenase (ID:JIFNMEKO_01875;~source:Prodigal:2.6), whose protein sequence is MKILVDENMPYAEALFSRTGEVVMGPGRPIPAAQLADADALMVRSVTQVDAPLLSGTRVKFVGTATAGMDHIDTSYLQAAQIGFSAAPGCNALAVVEYVFSALLALAERDGFSLKQRTVGIVGVGNVGGRLRTRLEALGVKTLLCDPPRADRGEQDEFLPLSTLVKEADVLTFHTPLIKTGPYKTFHLADSLLLNQLKPGTIVINACRGAVIDNVALCDVLEKRDDLSVVLDVWEPEPDLSLPLLARVDIATSHIAGYTLEGKARGTTQVFEAWSQYIGQPQHIDLSSLLPAAEFTRITLNGMPDEATLKKLVHLVYDVRRDDALLRHAAALPGGFDRLRKNYPQRREWSSLQVLCDDEQSASLLAALGFTTTLNKQ, encoded by the coding sequence ATGAAAATCCTTGTGGATGAGAATATGCCCTATGCCGAGGCCCTTTTCAGCCGGACCGGCGAGGTGGTGATGGGGCCCGGTCGTCCTATCCCGGCGGCACAACTGGCCGATGCTGATGCACTGATGGTCCGTTCAGTCACCCAGGTTGATGCACCATTGCTAAGCGGAACCCGGGTAAAATTTGTCGGCACAGCAACCGCCGGAATGGATCATATCGACACATCTTACTTACAGGCCGCACAGATTGGTTTTTCGGCTGCACCAGGCTGTAATGCATTGGCGGTAGTTGAGTATGTTTTTTCCGCTTTGCTGGCACTGGCTGAGCGTGATGGTTTTTCTCTCAAACAGCGTACTGTCGGGATTGTTGGAGTCGGTAATGTTGGCGGACGATTACGGACCCGCCTGGAAGCACTGGGGGTGAAAACATTACTCTGTGATCCCCCACGAGCTGATCGAGGCGAACAGGATGAATTTTTGCCACTTTCGACACTGGTAAAAGAGGCGGATGTGCTGACCTTCCATACGCCACTCATCAAAACAGGACCTTATAAAACATTCCATTTGGCTGACAGCCTGTTACTCAATCAGTTAAAGCCTGGCACAATCGTTATTAATGCCTGTCGCGGTGCAGTGATTGATAACGTGGCACTGTGTGATGTACTGGAAAAACGTGACGATCTCAGTGTGGTACTTGATGTTTGGGAGCCCGAACCCGACTTATCATTACCGCTTCTGGCGCGGGTAGATATTGCGACATCGCACATCGCTGGTTATACCCTGGAAGGTAAAGCCCGGGGTACTACACAGGTTTTTGAAGCCTGGAGCCAATATATTGGCCAACCACAGCATATCGACCTAAGTAGCTTGTTGCCTGCGGCAGAGTTTACACGAATAACCTTGAACGGGATGCCGGACGAGGCAACACTGAAAAAGCTGGTACATTTGGTGTATGATGTTCGCCGCGATGATGCTCTGTTACGTCACGCTGCAGCGTTGCCCGGTGGCTTTGACAGACTACGGAAAAATTATCCGCAACGGCGTGAGTGGTCATCGTTGCAGGTACTCTGCGATGACGAGCAGAGTGCATCACTGCTTGCCGCATTAGGATTTACCACTACCCTGAACAAGCAATAG